The genomic stretch GCCGCAAGGTTTGTAAAGTTTCATCTGCCTATATGTCATTCTTGGGCCAGGTAGCTGGATTaatactttattacttttttaccTTGCAGGCCTGGTGACACTATTTTAATTGCAGCAGGAGGGATTCATCGCGCAtctaatattcaaataaaaaaaccactTTGCCTGGTATATTCAAAGTTCATTTCTTACTGGAAAGGTTACTTAAGTATCATGCACAGTTGCATGGGTGCATGTATACCATGAGATTAGAAATTATGTAGGTGTTTTAGTCTCCGTCTTGACTGGTTAATGGTATATGGTGTACATCATCGGATGTGAATGTCATCAgcatttaatttgatttttggaaATAAGAAGATTTTATACTGATCCTTTTGTTAGACGTCATTATGGGTTGCCTTGAAAAACATGgcatttgtaagaaattttgtctttgtctttcatgttttacattttctttctaTGTGCATTTAAGATATACTTGGTGAGGGTTGTCTTGGATTATAGGAAACTTGTTCAATTTTTAGGGTTGGGTTAGGGGCAGCCTTTTTACCCAAACCTACTGCATCATTTGCAGCCTTCTGTAGGttgtatctttctttctttcacctTACAAGTTGACTGTCTCACTAAGTACTATATCAATTCTCACCCATTGCGAACTATTTTCACATAGGCATTATGATGAATCTGGTTTTTAGCCAAGCTTGCATCGATGCGCAGACTGTTAAATTTGATTTCAAATTCTAGCTGATGTTGCTCATAGGTATCTTATAGCTTGATTTCTTTATAgacttatatataataaataaataaaagaagctTGATTGCATTGTAGGCTTACCTCAACTTTTTGGGTGCGTTTTAATAATCTTTGTGGCAAGGAATTAATTTCCATGAACACCACGCATTGTGACAAATGGGATACATTTGAACCAGCAACTGTAGAAGCTACAAAATTGCTTCCAGCTCTCTCATGGGATCAGACAATTTTACTTGTTGCTTTTCTGGCTATTTTAAACCAGGGATTTTCAACTTTCTCTTGCTGATATTATTCCaggagaaagaagaataaactTATATTGTGGaaattctttccatttttggctattttcaatttaaacctacTTTGTTCAGATTGGTGGAGGTGAGCTTCCCGATGAGACAACGCTCATTTGTTCTCGAGGTTCAGACAGGTTTgcaaaatttacatttatgtggtgttttttgtttttgcaagtTTTCTTTCTGCAATATTGTGAGGGGCCACCTCCATACTGTTGGATGGCAGCCATCTAGAACTCTATAGAAAATGCATTTGAGCCTTATGCCTTGGCATGGATTCACAAATATTTGTGTTCTTAAATCGTTCTTTGAATGAATCTTTGCTACCGTCTTTCTCAAAAAGTCCTACTCTTTTATTGTTCTTTAACTTTGCTAAatgttctcttgtatatttcctgtgCACTTGAGCAGCGCTccttttgataaaattatttataaaaaaaagggtcGATTCACAAATAGTATATGTTAGTGTTGAATTTTGGCATGTGCTGTTCATTTTGTTTGAGCAGTGCATTGGAGTTCCTGTCCACCTGCAAACTGGCGAACTTAACAGTGAAGGCAGAACTTGGTTGCTGCTTGCTTCATAGAAAAGGAAGGCTAACCATAGATGGGTGCATTCTTCAATGTGAGTCAAGCCCCCTGGACTATCTGTCTTGTCCGATTGTGAGTACAGCCACCGGTAGTCAGCAGTTCCCTTCCAAGGGCCACGGGGATCGCGTTTCTGTTTCTCAAACTCGCATTGAAGGTGGCGCCAAGGCCGTTTCAATTAGTGGAGACCTGGAATTGCAGCGAGTACGGGTCATTTATGCCCGGACGTCTCTCTTGTTCTGGTTTGATGTAGAGCATTAGTGATGGTCATTATCATCCTGAATTGCCTGTGACATTATTCATCTGTTTAAACTTGTGTGATACTTATCTTAGCCCTCAATTGATTGTAATTTCATGGGTTTTGAAGGTTTCTGTCTGAAACTTCCTTGGTGTCACCACTTCGCACTTTTCCTCACTTTACCTGATAATTGTTTTCATCACCACGGTGTTTAAGATCATTTGACCTAATCAATCTCTTATCATCATTAGAATGTTAAAATTGGCAGAATTTGGTGGCCTGGGAAACTGAAACGTAGTCATAATGCTAGTAGTAACAATTTACAACTGCTATTATGAGTAACTGTAGttcaaaaatattgaagatTTACGACAGCGAAAGCATTCCTGAACAGTGAAGATCCACATCACATTTGTAAATATTTCACTAAGCTGTATATTACCCAAAACTCCTACCTTAAGAAGGTTGGAAACCAAGAACACTGCTTAAGAAATATCTAAAGCCTTGTGTGAGAAATGCAACATGGCCAAAACGACAATGGTGATTGGTGACTGTCCATAGCTTAGCTACAAAATACAGCACAGAGACTCTTGCCAACTCACAGTAACAAATTATCTTCTATTGGTGGAGAGCTGTTTCCCTCCGTACAACTCCAAGACCAGGAAAAAAAGGCTCTATtcgtttcttcttctttttttttttttttttattgatttttatggCATATTCCTTCTCATTCCACTACATCTCAATTGCAACTTTCCTAGTATCTTCCAGCATTACGATATGCTCTACCTTCTCCTAGCCCACTGCTTATCACGCTACGTTTCTTAATTACCTGAGAGAACGTGGGAAATGTCAATAAACCATCAATAATCATGACAATAGTGATGCAGAGAACAGCAGGTGCAAATAGTTGATGAGAAACTCTATGAAACATGCCAACATGTGAATGTGAGAAGTAAAGAACATTTTGTTAGATGAAGTGGTGGAGATTCT from Corylus avellana chromosome ca1, CavTom2PMs-1.0 encodes the following:
- the LOC132173062 gene encoding F-box protein SKIP5, which encodes MSLGGPGLLVFLWAFKLVNKSSKNRRRGERERAVEMEVKIEEREEENGRKWKRKKKSLTSASLCPINNLDDGCLMHIFSFLSPIPDRYNTALVCHRWCYLACHPRLWLRVDRSVKDLSEPGVFPNIETAVTAARPGDTILIAAGGIHRASNIQIKKPLCLIGGGELPDETTLICSRGSDSALEFLSTCKLANLTVKAELGCCLLHRKGRLTIDGCILQCESSPLDYLSCPIVSTATGSQQFPSKGHGDRVSVSQTRIEGGAKAVSISGDLELQRVRVIYARTSLLFWFDVEH